The Cellulomonas wangleii genome includes a region encoding these proteins:
- the dhaK gene encoding dihydroxyacetone kinase subunit DhaK, whose product MKKLINDPHDVVAESVEGFGLAHPDVVRVHTDPLYVTRAGGTVPGKVGLVSGGGSGHEPLHAGFVGVGMLDAAVPGAVFTSPTPDQIAPAIAASDAGAGVLTIVKNYTGDVLNFETAAELAEADGTTVRQVLVNDDVAVEDSTWTAGRRGVAGTVAVEKIAGAAAERGDDLDAVAAVAQRVVDNVRTMGLALTACTVPHVGRPGFDLPDDEIEIGIGIHGEPGRHRVGLESADALTEKLLGPVVEDLGLTGGERVLLLVNGMGGTPASELYVVYRRARALLSERRVEVTRSLVGNYVTSLEMQGASVTVLRLDDELTVLWDAPVHTTALRW is encoded by the coding sequence ATGAAGAAGCTCATCAACGACCCGCACGACGTGGTCGCCGAGTCCGTCGAGGGTTTCGGTCTGGCCCACCCGGACGTCGTGCGGGTGCACACCGACCCGCTGTACGTCACGCGGGCCGGTGGCACCGTGCCCGGCAAGGTCGGGCTCGTCAGCGGCGGCGGCAGCGGCCACGAGCCGCTGCACGCGGGGTTCGTGGGCGTGGGCATGCTGGACGCCGCCGTGCCCGGCGCGGTCTTCACCTCCCCGACCCCCGACCAGATCGCGCCGGCGATCGCAGCGTCCGACGCCGGGGCGGGCGTCCTGACGATCGTGAAGAACTACACGGGCGACGTCCTCAACTTCGAGACCGCCGCCGAGCTCGCCGAGGCGGACGGCACCACGGTGCGCCAGGTCCTGGTGAACGACGACGTCGCGGTCGAGGACTCGACCTGGACGGCGGGCCGGCGCGGAGTGGCGGGCACCGTCGCGGTGGAGAAGATCGCCGGTGCCGCCGCCGAGCGCGGCGACGACCTCGACGCGGTCGCCGCGGTCGCGCAACGGGTGGTCGACAACGTGCGCACGATGGGCCTCGCGCTGACGGCCTGCACCGTGCCGCACGTCGGGCGACCCGGCTTCGACCTCCCGGACGACGAGATCGAGATCGGCATCGGCATCCACGGCGAGCCCGGCCGCCACCGGGTCGGCCTGGAGAGCGCCGACGCGCTGACCGAGAAGCTGCTCGGGCCCGTCGTCGAGGACCTGGGGCTCACGGGCGGCGAGCGTGTGCTCCTGCTCGTCAACGGCATGGGGGGCACGCCCGCGTCCGAGCTGTACGTCGTCTATCGTCGAGCACGCGCGTTGCTCTCCGAGCGACGGGTCGAGGTGACCCGCTCGCTCGTCGGCAACTATGTGACATCGCTGGAGATGCAGGGCGCGTCGGTCACGGTCCTCCGGCTGGACGACGAGCTGACCGTCCTGTGGGACGCCCCGGTGCACACCACCGCGCTGCGCTGGTGA
- the dhaL gene encoding dihydroxyacetone kinase subunit DhaL: MTLDVAWAVDWVRRSAATVDEHRDELVELDRQIGDGDHGENLARGFRAVVAKLDALEAPPATIGDVLRLVATTLMSTVGGAAGPLYGTAFLRASKVGSAAALDRDGVVGLLEAALDGIVTRGRAGAGEKTMVDAWTPAVAAAVDAADHGAPPSQVLAAAARGAQAGADATVPLVATKGRASYLGERSAGHLDPGARSSALILAAAAEAAADAD, translated from the coding sequence ATGACGCTGGACGTGGCATGGGCGGTCGACTGGGTGCGCCGCAGCGCGGCGACCGTCGACGAGCACCGGGACGAGCTGGTCGAGCTCGACCGGCAGATCGGTGACGGCGACCACGGGGAGAACCTCGCGCGGGGCTTCCGCGCGGTCGTCGCCAAGCTGGACGCGCTGGAGGCGCCGCCGGCGACGATCGGCGACGTCCTGCGGCTCGTGGCGACGACGCTGATGTCGACCGTCGGCGGCGCCGCCGGCCCGCTGTACGGCACGGCGTTCCTCCGGGCGTCGAAGGTCGGCTCGGCCGCGGCGCTCGACCGGGACGGTGTGGTGGGTCTGCTGGAGGCGGCGCTCGACGGCATCGTCACGCGCGGGCGCGCCGGGGCGGGCGAGAAGACCATGGTCGACGCCTGGACGCCGGCGGTCGCCGCGGCGGTGGACGCCGCCGACCACGGCGCGCCGCCCTCGCAGGTGCTCGCCGCGGCGGCACGCGGTGCGCAGGCCGGCGCCGACGCGACGGTGCCGCTCGTGGCGACCAAGGGCCGCGCGAGCTACCTGGGGGAGCGCTCGGCCGGGCACCTCGACCCGGGGGCCCGCTCGAGCGCCCTCATCCTGGCGGCGGCCGCCGAGGCCGCCGCCGACGCGGACTGA
- the ileS gene encoding isoleucine--tRNA ligase yields MAYPLHRTSDGTSAGTPATVPPSPDLPALEQEVLRYWETDDTFRASVALRPTGENGDNEYVFYDGPPFANGLPHYGHLLTGYAKDVVPRYQTMRGRHVERRFGWDTHGLPAELEAERRLGITDKSQIDEMGIAAFNEACRESVLTYTKEWEEYVTRQARWVDFENDYKTLDPSFMESVIWAFKQLYDKGLAYEGYRVLPYCWRDETPLSNHELRMDEDVYASRQDPAITVGFRLDSGELLLIWTTTPWTLPSNLAVAVGPDVEYVVVEPAAGSPFGEAHPRERVVLAAARLGAYARELGDEPTVVARLTGADLVGRRYTPPFDYFAGHEHAHQVLAADFVTTEDGTGVVHLAPAFGEDDMAACDAAGIVPVVPVDSKGRFTAQVTDYAGTQVFEANKQVIADLKNGTGPLARVDAAHRAALVRHETYEHSYPHCWRCRNPLIYKAVSSWFVRVTEFKDRMVELNQGIEWIPGHIKDGQFGKWLENARDWSISRNRYWGTPIPVWVSDDPAYPRVDVYGSFAELEADFGRVPTNDKGEPDLHRPFIDDLTRPNPDDPTGRSTMRRIPDVLDVWFDSGSMPFAQVHYPFENREWFEHHYPGDFIVEYIGQTRGWFYTLHVLATAIFDRAAFRNVMCHGIVLGDDGRKASKSLRNFPDPVLMWDKYGSDAVRWSLMSSTILRGGNLVVTEEGIRDGVRQVLLPLWSTYYFFTLYAGAADEGRGCTAQRVTAERAAGLAPMDRYLLARTGDLATRMTELLDAYDVPAACEAVREHLDLLTNWYVRTQRDRFWSEDADAFDTLWTALETLTRVMAPLAPLVTEEVWRGLTGGRSVHLTDWPVSLQPPGDDAPVLQGEAGWYAVAGGGYVGEALLVEDPALVTAMDEVRAVVSSALGLRKAHQVRVRQPLRRLTVAVPDPAALAPYTDLLAAELNVKHVDVVEADAATTERFGITQRLAVNARAAGPRLGKAVQQVIKGARSGAWRVDGETVVVTTDAGDVALEPAEYELTTVVGEGAGADVAAAVLAGGVVVVLDLALDDALRAEGYARDVVRAVQDARKAAGLHVTDRVDLTLTVPTAHVADVEAHRDFVAAETLATSVTIEAADVAEVAVTVVRADA; encoded by the coding sequence GTGGCGTACCCGCTGCACCGCACCTCCGACGGCACGTCCGCCGGCACTCCCGCGACCGTCCCGCCGAGCCCCGACCTGCCTGCCCTCGAGCAGGAGGTGCTGCGGTACTGGGAGACGGACGACACGTTCCGCGCCTCGGTGGCGCTGCGCCCGACGGGCGAGAACGGCGACAACGAGTACGTCTTCTACGACGGCCCGCCGTTCGCCAACGGCCTGCCGCACTACGGCCACCTGCTGACCGGGTACGCCAAGGACGTCGTCCCGCGCTACCAGACGATGCGCGGCAGGCACGTCGAGCGGCGGTTCGGCTGGGACACCCACGGCCTGCCGGCCGAGCTCGAGGCCGAGCGCAGGCTCGGCATCACCGACAAGTCGCAGATCGACGAGATGGGCATCGCCGCGTTCAACGAGGCCTGCCGCGAGTCGGTGCTGACGTACACCAAGGAGTGGGAGGAGTACGTCACCCGGCAGGCGCGCTGGGTCGACTTCGAGAACGACTACAAGACGCTCGACCCGTCCTTCATGGAGTCGGTGATCTGGGCGTTCAAGCAGCTGTACGACAAGGGCCTGGCCTACGAGGGCTACCGCGTCCTGCCGTACTGCTGGCGTGACGAGACGCCGCTGAGCAACCACGAGCTGCGCATGGACGAGGACGTGTACGCCTCGCGCCAGGACCCGGCGATCACCGTCGGGTTCCGTCTGGACTCCGGCGAGCTGCTGCTGATCTGGACGACGACGCCCTGGACGCTGCCGTCCAACCTGGCCGTCGCGGTCGGGCCCGACGTCGAGTACGTCGTCGTCGAGCCGGCCGCCGGGTCGCCGTTCGGCGAGGCGCACCCCAGGGAGCGCGTGGTGCTCGCCGCGGCGCGCCTGGGCGCGTACGCCCGTGAGCTGGGCGACGAGCCGACCGTCGTCGCGCGTCTGACGGGTGCCGACCTCGTGGGCCGGCGCTACACCCCGCCCTTCGACTACTTCGCCGGGCACGAGCACGCGCACCAGGTGCTCGCGGCGGACTTCGTCACCACCGAGGACGGCACCGGCGTCGTGCACCTGGCCCCGGCCTTCGGTGAGGACGACATGGCCGCGTGCGACGCCGCCGGCATCGTGCCGGTGGTGCCGGTCGACTCCAAGGGCCGGTTCACGGCGCAGGTCACGGACTACGCGGGCACCCAGGTCTTCGAGGCGAACAAGCAGGTCATCGCCGACCTGAAGAACGGCACGGGCCCGCTCGCGCGCGTCGACGCCGCCCACCGCGCCGCCCTGGTGCGCCACGAGACCTACGAGCACTCCTACCCGCACTGCTGGCGCTGCCGGAACCCGCTGATCTACAAGGCGGTGTCCTCGTGGTTCGTGCGGGTCACCGAGTTCAAGGACCGCATGGTCGAGCTCAACCAGGGCATCGAGTGGATCCCGGGCCACATCAAGGACGGCCAGTTCGGCAAGTGGCTCGAGAACGCGCGCGACTGGTCGATCAGCCGCAACCGCTACTGGGGCACGCCCATCCCGGTGTGGGTGAGCGACGACCCGGCGTACCCGCGCGTCGACGTCTACGGCTCGTTCGCCGAGCTCGAGGCCGACTTCGGCCGCGTGCCGACCAACGACAAGGGCGAGCCGGACCTGCACCGGCCCTTCATCGACGACCTCACGCGCCCCAACCCGGACGACCCGACGGGCCGCTCGACGATGCGCCGCATCCCGGACGTGCTCGACGTGTGGTTCGACTCCGGGTCGATGCCGTTCGCGCAGGTGCACTACCCGTTCGAGAACCGCGAGTGGTTCGAGCACCACTACCCGGGCGACTTCATCGTCGAGTACATCGGCCAGACCCGCGGCTGGTTCTACACGCTGCACGTGCTGGCCACGGCGATCTTCGACCGGGCGGCCTTCCGCAACGTCATGTGCCACGGCATCGTGCTCGGCGACGACGGCCGCAAGGCCAGCAAGTCGCTGCGCAACTTCCCCGACCCGGTCCTCATGTGGGACAAGTACGGCTCGGACGCCGTGCGCTGGTCGCTCATGTCCTCCACGATCCTGCGGGGCGGCAACCTCGTGGTCACCGAGGAGGGCATCCGCGACGGCGTGCGCCAGGTGCTGCTGCCGCTGTGGAGCACGTACTACTTCTTCACCCTGTACGCCGGCGCCGCCGACGAGGGCCGTGGGTGCACCGCGCAGCGGGTCACGGCCGAGCGTGCCGCCGGCCTGGCGCCCATGGACCGCTACCTCCTGGCGCGCACCGGGGACCTCGCGACGCGGATGACCGAGCTGCTCGACGCGTACGACGTCCCCGCCGCGTGCGAGGCCGTGCGCGAGCACCTCGACCTGCTGACGAACTGGTACGTGCGCACCCAGCGCGACCGCTTCTGGTCGGAGGACGCCGACGCGTTCGACACGCTGTGGACCGCGCTGGAGACGCTCACGCGCGTCATGGCGCCGCTCGCCCCGCTCGTCACCGAGGAGGTGTGGCGCGGGCTCACCGGTGGGCGCTCCGTGCACCTCACGGACTGGCCCGTGAGCCTGCAGCCGCCGGGCGACGACGCCCCCGTCCTCCAGGGGGAGGCCGGGTGGTACGCCGTGGCCGGCGGTGGGTACGTCGGCGAGGCGCTCCTCGTCGAGGACCCGGCGCTCGTCACCGCGATGGACGAGGTCCGCGCCGTGGTGTCCTCGGCGCTCGGCCTGCGCAAGGCGCACCAGGTGCGTGTGCGCCAGCCGCTGCGCCGGCTCACGGTCGCGGTGCCGGACCCCGCGGCGCTCGCGCCGTACACCGACCTGCTGGCCGCCGAGCTCAACGTCAAGCACGTCGACGTGGTCGAGGCGGACGCCGCGACCACCGAGCGGTTCGGCATCACGCAGCGGCTCGCGGTCAACGCCCGCGCCGCGGGCCCGCGCCTCGGCAAGGCCGTGCAGCAGGTCATCAAGGGCGCCCGCTCCGGTGCGTGGCGGGTCGACGGCGAGACCGTCGTCGTCACCACCGACGCCGGGGACGTCGCCCTCGAGCCGGCGGAGTACGAGCTGACGACGGTGGTCGGCGAGGGTGCGGGGGCCGACGTGGCCGCCGCCGTCCTGGCCGGCGGCGTGGTCGTCGTCCTCGACCTCGCGCTCGACGACGCGCTGCGCGCCGAGGGGTACGCCCGCGACGTCGTGCGCGCCGTGCAGGACGCGCGCAAGGCCGCCGGTCTGCACGTCACGGACCGCGTCGACCTCACGCTCACGGTCCCGACGGCGCACGTGGCGGACGTCGAGGCGCACCGCGACTTCGTCGCCGCCGAGACCCTCGCCACGTCCGTGACCATCGAGGCCGCCGACGTGGCCGAGGTCGCCGTGACCGTCGTGCGGGCCGACGCGTGA
- a CDS encoding bifunctional folylpolyglutamate synthase/dihydrofolate synthase, translated as MSRERGGADHLRDEAARAARKAADQVYRAILARAPEQDIDPTLDRVRDVLELLGDPQRAFRCVHVTGTNGKTSTARMVERLLREHGLRTGRFTSPHMTRVTERISIDGEPISDERFVEVWNDVAPYIEMVDERHLAQGGQRLSFFEVFTVMAYAAFADAPVDVAVVEVGMGGRWDATNLVDAEVAVITPIAMDHERYLGHTLVEIASEKSGIVKDGATVVLAHQTDDVEGVVLAAAAERGARVVREDVDIAVVERQVAVGGQLVALRGLGGVYTDVFLPLYGEHQAHNALLALAATESLLTGGRALDGAVVEVAFADVTSPGRLEVVRSSPTVLVDGAHNPAGAEALVDAVEEAFEFTRLVGVVGVMADKDPEGILAALEPLLAEVVVTQASNPRAMDADDLAEVAVDVFGEDRVHVAARLPDAIDVAVQRAEGEAERGAGVLVTGSILLVAEARILLGRP; from the coding sequence GTGAGCCGCGAGCGCGGTGGCGCCGACCACCTGAGGGACGAGGCGGCCCGGGCCGCCCGGAAGGCGGCCGACCAGGTCTACCGGGCGATCCTGGCGCGCGCGCCGGAGCAGGACATCGACCCCACGCTCGACCGCGTCCGTGACGTGCTGGAGCTGCTGGGAGACCCGCAGCGGGCGTTCCGGTGCGTCCACGTGACCGGTACGAACGGCAAGACGTCGACGGCCCGCATGGTCGAGCGGCTGCTGCGCGAGCACGGGCTGCGCACGGGCCGGTTCACCAGCCCGCACATGACCCGGGTCACCGAGCGCATCAGCATCGACGGTGAGCCGATCAGCGACGAGCGCTTCGTCGAGGTGTGGAACGACGTCGCGCCCTACATCGAGATGGTCGACGAACGTCACCTCGCACAGGGCGGCCAGCGGCTGTCCTTCTTCGAGGTGTTCACGGTCATGGCGTACGCGGCGTTCGCCGACGCGCCCGTGGACGTCGCGGTGGTCGAGGTCGGCATGGGCGGTCGCTGGGACGCGACCAACCTCGTCGACGCCGAGGTCGCCGTCATCACGCCGATCGCGATGGACCACGAGCGCTACCTGGGCCACACCCTGGTCGAGATCGCGTCGGAGAAGTCCGGCATCGTCAAGGACGGTGCGACCGTGGTGCTCGCGCACCAGACCGACGACGTCGAGGGCGTCGTGCTCGCGGCCGCCGCCGAGCGCGGTGCGCGCGTCGTGCGCGAGGACGTCGACATCGCGGTCGTCGAGCGGCAGGTGGCGGTCGGCGGCCAGCTCGTCGCGCTGCGGGGGCTGGGCGGCGTCTACACCGACGTGTTCCTGCCGTTGTACGGCGAGCACCAGGCGCACAACGCGCTGCTGGCGCTCGCCGCCACCGAGTCGCTCCTGACCGGGGGGAGGGCGCTCGACGGTGCGGTCGTCGAGGTGGCGTTCGCGGACGTGACGTCCCCCGGCCGGCTGGAGGTCGTGCGGTCCAGCCCGACCGTCCTGGTCGACGGGGCGCACAACCCCGCCGGTGCCGAGGCGCTGGTGGACGCCGTCGAGGAGGCGTTCGAGTTCACGCGGCTCGTGGGCGTCGTCGGCGTCATGGCGGACAAGGACCCCGAGGGCATCCTCGCGGCGCTCGAGCCGCTGCTGGCCGAGGTGGTCGTCACGCAGGCGTCGAACCCGCGCGCGATGGACGCCGACGACCTCGCGGAGGTCGCCGTCGACGTGTTCGGGGAGGACCGCGTGCACGTCGCCGCGCGGCTGCCCGACGCGATCGACGTCGCGGTGCAGCGCGCGGAGGGTGAGGCCGAGCGCGGCGCCGGCGTCCTGGTGACCGGCTCGATCCTGCTGGTCGCCGAGGCGCGCATCCTGCTGGGCCGCCCCTGA
- the ndk gene encoding nucleoside-diphosphate kinase, which yields MSDAPLTQRTLVLVKPDGVRRGHVGEVLRRIEAKGYTLVAVELRQADEALLAEHYAEHAGKPFVGALIDFMRSGPVLAVVVEGNRVIEGFRSLAGATDPTVAAPGTIRGDLARDWGTKLIENIVHGSDGEESAAREIALWFPGL from the coding sequence ATGTCTGACGCACCCCTCACGCAGCGCACGCTCGTCCTGGTCAAGCCCGACGGAGTCCGGCGCGGGCACGTCGGCGAGGTCCTGCGCCGCATCGAGGCGAAGGGCTACACGCTCGTCGCCGTCGAGCTCCGCCAGGCCGACGAGGCGCTCCTGGCCGAGCACTACGCCGAGCACGCCGGCAAGCCGTTCGTGGGCGCGCTCATCGACTTCATGCGGTCCGGTCCGGTGCTGGCCGTCGTCGTCGAGGGCAACCGGGTCATCGAGGGCTTCCGGTCCCTCGCCGGCGCCACCGACCCGACCGTCGCCGCCCCGGGCACGATCCGGGGCGACCTGGCGCGCGACTGGGGCACCAAGCTCATCGAGAACATCGTGCACGGGTCGGACGGCGAGGAGTCGGCGGCCCGCGAGATCGCCCTGTGGTTCCCCGGCCTGTGA
- a CDS encoding DUF4233 domain-containing protein, with translation MSTQHPAPSRPKRPATPQFTQMTLVLEALLVFFATLVAHGLRVAPTATVWALGGITALILLLLAGYVGRPGGYVAGTVAQVAVLSFGVLVPMMFVIGGVFVVLWAVSLWLGARIDRERAEYDAAHPEG, from the coding sequence ATGAGCACGCAGCACCCGGCACCCTCGCGGCCGAAGCGTCCCGCCACGCCGCAGTTCACCCAGATGACGCTCGTCCTCGAGGCGCTGCTGGTGTTCTTCGCGACCCTCGTGGCCCACGGGCTGCGTGTCGCGCCCACCGCCACCGTGTGGGCGCTGGGCGGCATCACGGCGCTGATCCTGCTGCTGCTCGCGGGGTACGTCGGACGGCCGGGGGGCTACGTCGCCGGGACCGTCGCCCAGGTCGCCGTCCTCTCCTTCGGTGTGCTCGTGCCGATGATGTTCGTCATCGGCGGCGTCTTCGTCGTGCTCTGGGCGGTGTCGCTGTGGCTGGGTGCGCGGATCGACCGCGAGCGTGCGGAGTACGACGCGGCGCACCCGGAGGGCTGA
- the dhaM gene encoding dihydroxyacetone kinase phosphoryl donor subunit DhaM: protein MTDQWALVALVLVSHSQQLAEGAAQVAAQMAPGVRILPAGGTDDGGLGTSFDRVEAAVREATAGGGSVVVLTDLGSAVLTAESVLEAGDPATADRVRIADAPFVEGAVAAAVTAHGGADVDQVLASAQAAGRTFGPVGTTAAPDTAPEVVPGGATEPVVAPDGSVRATTVLRNPLGLHARPAALMVRMLAAFDAKVQVNGVNAASVLELMKLGAVKDDVLVVTAQGPQAAEAVRRLVADVEAGFGEV, encoded by the coding sequence GTGACGGACCAGTGGGCGCTCGTGGCGCTCGTGCTCGTGTCGCACTCGCAGCAGCTCGCCGAGGGCGCGGCGCAGGTCGCCGCGCAGATGGCCCCGGGGGTGCGCATCCTGCCGGCGGGGGGCACCGACGACGGCGGTCTCGGCACCAGCTTCGACCGGGTGGAGGCCGCCGTGCGCGAGGCGACCGCGGGCGGGGGGTCGGTCGTCGTGCTCACCGACCTCGGGTCGGCCGTGCTCACCGCCGAGTCCGTGCTGGAGGCGGGGGACCCGGCGACCGCCGACCGGGTGCGGATCGCGGACGCGCCCTTCGTCGAGGGCGCCGTCGCGGCGGCCGTCACCGCGCACGGCGGGGCGGACGTCGACCAGGTGCTGGCGTCGGCGCAGGCCGCGGGGCGCACGTTCGGGCCCGTGGGCACGACGGCGGCGCCGGACACCGCGCCGGAGGTCGTCCCCGGGGGTGCGACCGAGCCGGTCGTGGCCCCCGACGGATCCGTGCGGGCCACGACCGTCCTGCGCAACCCGTTGGGGCTGCACGCGCGGCCGGCGGCGCTCATGGTGCGGATGCTCGCCGCCTTCGACGCGAAGGTCCAGGTCAACGGCGTCAACGCCGCCAGCGTGCTGGAGCTCATGAAGCTGGGTGCCGTGAAGGACGACGTCCTGGTCGTCACGGCGCAGGGCCCGCAGGCGGCCGAGGCGGTGCGGCGCCTCGTCGCGGACGTCGAGGCGGGCTTCGGGGAGGTCTGA